In the genome of Danio rerio strain Tuebingen ecotype United States chromosome 23, GRCz12tu, whole genome shotgun sequence, one region contains:
- the cyp2ae1 gene encoding cytochrome P450 2J4 — MSSVFSQLIGQWLDVQGFLIFLCVLLLVKHFRDVYSKNMPPGPFPLPFVGNLTNIGFSDPLGSFQRIAEKYGDVCTLYLGTKPCILMTGYETLKEAFVEQADIFTDRPYFPIVDKLGNGKGLIMSSGHMWRQQRRFALATLKYFGVGKKTLENAILQECRFLCDSLQAERGLPFDPQHLVTNAVSNIICGLVFGHRFEYDDHQFHLMQTYINNILQLPISNWGRLYNEFPTLMSLLPGKHQTAFASMSKLQPFLKEEIIKHQQDREPSSPRDYIDCYLEEIEKCKDSDAEFTEENLMFCVVDLFGAGTETTSNTLRWALAFMVKYPDVQEKVQSEIDQVIGQTRQPLMDDRTNLPYTYAVIHEIQRFANIVTFTPPRVANKDTTVGGQLIPKGVIVLPMLKPILLDKKEYSTPYDFNPAHFLDQNGKFLKKENFIPFSIGKRMCPGEQLARMELFLFFISLMQHFTFLPVEGQKLSLKGTTSVSSAPQPFQIRAVPR; from the exons ATGTCATCAGTGTTCTCTCAGCTGATTGGCCAATGGCTGGATGTTCAGGGATTCCTGATATTTCTCTGTGTGCTGCTGCTGGTGAAACACTTCCGAGATGTTTATTCAAAGAACATGCCCCCAGGACCCTTCCCTCTGCCTTTTGTTGGAAACCTCACAAACATCGGCTTTAGTGATCCACTGGGCTCCTTTCAGAGG ATTGCAGAGAAGTATGGAGATGTGTGCACACTTTACCTGGGAACCAAGCCCTGTATACTGATGACTGGATATGAGACTTTAAAAGAGGCTTTTGTGGAGCAGGCGGACATCTTTACCGACCGACCGTACTTTCCTATAGTGGACAAGCTTGGAAATGGGAAAG GCCTGATAATGTCCAGTGGTCACATGTGGCGTCAGCAGAGGCGTTTTGCTCTGGCAACATTGAAATACTTCGGTGTGGGGAAGAAAACTCTGGAAAACGCCATCCTGCAGGAGTGTCGCTTTCTCTGTGACTCCTTACAGGCTGAACGAG GTTTGCCCTTTGACCCTCAGCATCTTGTGACCAACGCTGTGTCTAATATCATCTGCGGGTTGGTATTCGGTCACCGCTTTGAGTACGATGACCATCAGTTTCATCTAATGCAGACGTACATCAATAACATCCTACAGCTTCCCATCTCAAACTGGGGTCGG TTGTATAATGAGTTTCCCACCCTGATGTCGCTGCTGCCAGGAAAGCACCAGACGGCGTTCGCCAGCATGTCTAAACTTCAGCCATTCCTAAAGGAGGAAATCATCAAACACCAGCAGGACAGAGAGCCGTCCAGCCCCAGAGACTACATCGACTGCTATCTGGAGGAGATCGAGAAG TGTAAAGACAGTGATGCCGAGTTCACGGAGGAGAACCTGATGTTCTGTGTGGTGGATCTGTTTGGAGCAGGAACAGAAACCACTTCCAACACCCTGAGATGGGCTTTAGCTTTCATGGTCAAATATCCTGATGTTCAAG AGAAGGTCCAGTCAGAGATCGATCAGGTGATTGGACAGACCCGCCAACCACTGATGGATGACCGGACAAATCTGCCGTACACCTATGCCGTGATCCATGAAATTCAGAGGTTTGCCAACATTGTTACCTTTACGCCTCCCAGAGTGGCCAACAAGGACACGACAGTGGGAGGACAGCTCATCCCAAAG GGTGTGATTGTTTTGCCGATGCTGAAACCAATCCTACTGGACAAGAAGGAGTACAGCACTCCATACGATTTTAACCCGGCTCACTTTCTGGACCAAAATGGCAAGTTTTTGAAGAAAGAAAATTTCATCCCTTTTTCAATAG GTAAGCGGATGTGTCCAGGTGAGCAGCTGGCCCGTATGGAGCTCTTCCTCTTCTTCATCTCTCTGATGCAGCATTTCACTTTCCTGCCTGTCGAGGGACAAAAGTTGAGTCTAAAAGGAACCACGAGCGTCTCTTCTGCTCCTCAACCCTTCCAGATCCGTGCAGTGCCTCGATAG